ATCCCAATGCCGAGGATAATGCATGAGATGTAAAATGGCAATGAGGAGCAAGCAAAAAGCACAAAATGTGCAATGGTGTTTGCTATGCTGAGTGAACATATGAACAAACGATTACACATACTGATggtaatacagtcgacccccgtttatccggacggtgccgttcccggcgaaatcgtccggataccggggcatccggataaatgaaacgaccgaatagaaacgtcctacagagcaaggtttaattaaaacacagaaatctcgtcaatgacagctgttacatagtagtgtaggcactcgattcctgcaaacttttgctaattgcatagagttgagccacgctgttgcgctgctcgaagaatgtcagtgcggacgcaaagtgtcaatgtcggagccttttttctcactggcgtcatcggcaccgtcttgctacacatcatcggaggcaacagcagcaatcacaccatcatcagtcatagctgcacacgcgtcatcacccttatcaacgtcaacgtagtcagaaaccgcagcatcatctatggcagtcgcagtgagcctctgcatcagggatcgcagctcagctaggggaatgtcttcatcggccaacgggccgtaagcagcaggccctcgggttggagttttccgccctagaaccggacagttgcttgagatatttccaaatgactcgactgttcaacgtgacccaacgcacacaaatagaaaagggggtcatcgtgcacggttgtcttcCCTACGGAAggatgtaggtccctgacgtgtgacgggaataaccagCTCCCggggcatagtggttagagtgatcgcctttcacgccgagactgggaggtgacacgggttcgaatcctgtcaccggctgtgccatctgaggttttccctgggttttccgaagactttccagactaatgtcggcacagttccacttgaagtcagcccaggacgcatactaacccccctgtcccccactccttcctgctgtcctctctccatctgtccacgtctatacgccgctcatagccacagttgcttcgcggcgctaacacggaatttaaaaaataaaaaaataatgacgggaataaccccaacacagcgaaaagggtgacgaagcggggtcagcgtctcctcttactcacggtagtccggataactgaagctggattacaagaattttcgactttcgttccctggaattcttgtccgagtccggaatctgaagtccggataaacgaggacaaaatacatggaggaaaatccgttacCGTGCcatttgtccggataccgcgggatccggataaatgaagtccggataaacgggggtcgactgtatttgcaTGTATCACCCTTCTTTGCCAATTGGAAAGTGTATGACTGAAGTGGGGCGTTGTACACAGTAGTAGTAGCTTCTAAGGACCATGTGCTTCATTTACATCATTTGAAGCCTGGTACACCAAGAATTATGTTCATAGATGAGCACCAGCCAAACGTTTAATCCTGACAGTGTAATGACGGTGACAGTGACAAAGTGTAGTGTATCATCAATTATTTCGATTCTTCAACTTGCATATTATTTCTCGTGGCCCACTGCCTTATTTTCCTGCGATTATGACGTTTTATCGAACTACGTAGCATATGAGGGTTGCGCAGGACAGTGAACTATTCATGTTCCTCACCAGTTTTATCTTCGCTTCTTTCCTCACCAGTTTCATCATCATTTGCTTCGTGTTCAACTTCGGATGCTTCTTTCCTTGACCGACGTTGCGTTATTTGTTTGATAGTGACCACTTGGCAAATATCAGACATATCAACATCCGTTTTCTTGGCACTCTCAACCACCGTCTTCAACCTGGCGAGCTCTTTAACAGCATatctttccctttttttggctcgcatttttcttttccatttgCTTCTTAAGCTCTTTGCCATTTTATGGAACGTTCACCTGAAAGAGAGAGCGCATTGCACCTGTAACATTCAGTCAATGCGCGGTGCGAGCAAGAAGCCGGGAGTGTTGGATCGCTGACTATTGTAAAAACCCGCAACTTCTAAGTTTCCTCGCAAAGtcaaaatataaacaaaacaACACAACACATATCATGCGATCAAAACATACCAATATCGATGCGACAACGTGCTCCTTTGCTCTATTTTGATGATGTCGCTGCCGCTCAGATATGCCAGAGAAAATGAGCACTGGGTGCTGATGATACCGATGCCACTAGCGCATGGTTGGAGACGACCGCGCAGATCCGAAATTGTGATTTAGCGCATACACGCAATTTTGCCGTGCAGATGTTGTCAGACATTTTCGTGTTTTCCTTATCAAAATAACCAATACATAATTTTGGGTCCCAAACAACTGGCGTACGGTGTTGAGTTCTTACACTAGCTGCAGAACATCAAATGTCACTGCGGAAGGGAGGATAATCAAACTTGCAATATAACATGGTAGAAGCAGGTAAGATCGCTTATGAAAACACAAACATTATGTTGTATCTATACATTGTATTACTTGACGTTTTATTATTTTTGAATTTTTGTGTCTATAGTTTGCGTTGACGAACAAAACAGAGTGGACTGTTATACCCCGATCGTTTTCCTTACATTCGTTTCAATTTTacgcgagagagagaaaacaaaaacgacgcttttcttttctctcttttttttcaagGGCGATTGCTCCAAACATTGTTCATACTTACTGCGCCTTCTCCTGCCTCCACAAATAAATATTTTCCCCTATAGTGCTGTCGCAAGTCGCATTCAGAAAAGAGTTCAAGCTTCTGCCGGTTGGTGTGACATACTGagggttttagcgcttttagcaAGTCGGTGGTggtggcctcacagaggtggccaacgtcacgactggcgccctgggccgacttctacggAAACTAACTAAGAAAActatgccgacatatgtctgaaagcgtctgaggaaaacccaggaaaaaccccatacagcacagtcggcaccgggattcgaacccgggtaccttccagtctcgacgtgacatggtcagcacgctaacacgctaaccactgtgccacgggagATGATACTTTTTGTGCAACGATGTTGACTTTAGTAAGTCAACATCGTTGCAAAAACAGTATCGTCCTATCGAGTACCTCTTCCTGCACTCACTTTCTTTTCAGATTCCACACTTGACGTCCATTACTGTCTGCACTGATGTCCACTAGCCGCACGaatccaaccccccccccccctcctcctccctgTGTATCATAAATTTCATAAATGACCATTACGGCCATTGACAGGTAATGGTACTTTCGCAAGTGCTTGAAGCCTACGCATCGGCATTCACCGAAACCGCATATGTTTTCACTTGCCGTTGGTGACAGCTGCTTCCTCGAGCCTCATGAAACCATCTGCTTTGCCAGGTCACATGAAACTCCTTCCGAGAGAAATCACGGGTGCAGCCTCATTGTTTGCAATGTGAGAAGACGAGATCTTTGACTGCGATCTAAAAGGCTAACTTCTGGAGGCTGTC
This portion of the Ornithodoros turicata isolate Travis chromosome 3, ASM3712646v1, whole genome shotgun sequence genome encodes:
- the LOC135387379 gene encoding protein LLP homolog — translated: MAKSLRSKWKRKMRAKKRERYAVKELARLKTVVESAKKTDVDMSDICQVVTIKQITQRRSRKEASEVEHEANDDETGEERSEDKTEEATGAMEVDVQKKKYDRRTMKDKDGQYPVWMNQREIHRIKARLGKGTRKGKRKQTW